A genome region from Pseudomonas helmanticensis includes the following:
- a CDS encoding CheR family methyltransferase has product MSSDQRFFDFLKERIGLDVTSVGPAIIERAVRQRTTLSQAAHADEYWQLLQGSRDEQQALIEAVIVPETWFFRYPESFATLGKLARNRLTELNNMRALRILSLPCSTGEEPYSIAMALLDAGLKPHQFKVDGMDVSPLSVEKARRALYGKNSFRGQDLDYRERHFSAEQDGHRVNENVREQVRLQVGNVLDPALLASEPAFDFVFCRNLLIYFDQPTQKQVFEVLKRLTHVDGVLFIGPAEGSLLGRLGMRSIGIPQSFAFSRHSDPQPEPLPVPKPIPLPVSQSIRSTPPPPVRQRPFAPVTALPTTRTSANPDAATLLANIAALANEGKSAEARAACEQYLRSHEPVAQVFYWLGLLSDVAGLTLEAQGFYRKALYLEPQHPEALMHLAALLQAQGDSAGARRLQERAARSGRTADSERKR; this is encoded by the coding sequence ATGAGCAGCGATCAGCGCTTTTTCGACTTTCTCAAGGAGCGCATCGGCCTCGATGTCACCTCGGTCGGCCCGGCGATCATCGAGCGCGCGGTGCGTCAGCGCACGACACTCTCGCAAGCGGCGCATGCCGATGAATATTGGCAGTTGTTGCAGGGTTCACGGGATGAGCAGCAAGCGCTGATCGAAGCAGTCATCGTCCCCGAGACGTGGTTTTTCCGTTACCCGGAATCGTTCGCCACGCTCGGTAAACTGGCGCGCAATCGCCTCACCGAGCTGAACAACATGCGCGCGCTGCGCATTCTCAGCCTGCCGTGTTCCACCGGCGAAGAACCGTATTCGATTGCCATGGCCTTGCTCGATGCCGGGCTCAAGCCGCATCAGTTCAAGGTCGATGGCATGGACGTCAGCCCGCTGTCGGTGGAAAAGGCGCGGCGGGCGCTGTACGGCAAGAACTCGTTTCGCGGCCAGGATCTGGACTATCGCGAACGGCATTTCAGCGCCGAGCAGGACGGCCATCGGGTCAACGAAAATGTCCGTGAGCAGGTGCGTCTGCAAGTCGGCAATGTGCTTGATCCGGCGCTGCTGGCCAGCGAGCCGGCGTTCGATTTTGTGTTCTGCCGCAACCTGTTGATTTATTTCGATCAGCCCACGCAGAAGCAAGTGTTCGAAGTGCTCAAACGCCTGACGCATGTCGACGGCGTGCTGTTTATCGGCCCCGCCGAGGGCAGTCTGCTCGGCCGTTTGGGCATGCGCTCGATCGGGATCCCGCAGTCGTTCGCGTTCAGTCGTCACAGCGACCCGCAGCCTGAACCGCTGCCAGTGCCCAAGCCGATTCCGTTGCCAGTCAGCCAATCGATACGCAGCACGCCGCCACCGCCCGTGCGCCAACGGCCATTTGCGCCAGTGACCGCGCTGCCGACCACCCGCACCAGCGCGAATCCGGACGCCGCGACCTTGCTGGCGAATATCGCGGCACTGGCCAATGAAGGCAAAAGCGCCGAAGCGCGTGCCGCGTGCGAGCAGTATTTGCGCAGCCACGAACCAGTGGCTCAAGTGTTTTACTGGCTGGGACTGCTCAGCGACGTCGCCGGCCTGACCCTCGAAGCCCAGGGTTTCTACCGCAAGGCGCTGTACCTCGAACCGCAACACCCGGAAGCGCTGATGCACCTCGCGGCTTTGCTCCAGGCCCA
- a CDS encoding chemotaxis protein CheW: MSEIIAKRNAAPLAKQALFLLFRIGSERYALRATEVAEVLPRLPLKPIARAPQWVAGVFAYRGVVVPVIDLSALTFGEPAQARTSTRLVLVNYQPDDARPVQWLGLILEQATDTLRCNPQDFQPYGLDNRQTPYLGPVREDARGLVQWVRVNDLLDDAVRALLLPQPPRDPAQLEEQP, translated from the coding sequence ATGAGCGAAATCATCGCCAAACGCAACGCCGCACCGCTGGCGAAGCAGGCGTTGTTCCTGCTGTTTCGCATCGGTAGCGAGCGTTACGCCTTGCGCGCCACCGAAGTCGCGGAAGTGCTGCCGCGCCTGCCGTTGAAGCCGATTGCGCGGGCGCCGCAGTGGGTCGCCGGGGTATTTGCGTATCGCGGTGTGGTGGTGCCAGTGATCGATCTCAGTGCGCTGACGTTCGGTGAACCCGCGCAAGCGCGCACCAGCACGCGTCTGGTGCTGGTGAATTACCAGCCCGACGATGCGCGGCCGGTGCAATGGCTCGGGCTGATTCTGGAGCAGGCCACCGACACCTTGCGCTGCAATCCGCAGGATTTTCAGCCCTACGGTCTCGACAATCGGCAGACGCCTTACCTCGGCCCGGTGCGTGAAGATGCGCGCGGACTGGTGCAATGGGTGCGGGTCAATGACTTGCTCGATGACGCGGTGCGCGCCTTGCTGCTCCCGCAGCCGCCACGGGATCCGGCGCAGCTTGAGGAACAGCCATGA